The following coding sequences lie in one Aspergillus puulaauensis MK2 DNA, chromosome 3, nearly complete sequence genomic window:
- a CDS encoding KxDL motif-containing protein (COG:S;~EggNog:ENOG410PQND;~InterPro:IPR019371;~PFAM:PF10241), which translates to MATHHYQSPVLPMNVPSKTPGPANLYPISRVSGSPPDLSDASTTTGSRTSAGFSYSTGSAGGDYESSTGSFSSVDVVDVLNDRLQNAFDPTPLDKGLAMQAQASGQLNAKQRELLELQALAQRRLKGVRTSFADGVKVARETKRDLEWTQKRVNTLKSKAESIHPDEYRRASKKYTFDDN; encoded by the exons ATGGCGACTCACCACTACCAGTCCCCTGTTCTTCCAATGAATGTTCCCTCAAAGACCCCAGGACCCGCCAATCTCTACCCCATTAGCCGGGTGTCAGGCTCTCCGCCAGATCTTTCTGATGCAAGCACAACCACGGGCAGCCGCACCTCCGCTGGATTCAGCTACAGCACCGGAAGTGCTGGCGGCGACTATGAATCCAGCACGGGGTCATTCTCGAGTGTGGACGTCGTTGACGTTCTCAACGACCGCTTGCAAAATGCCTTCGACCCGACTCCTTTGGACAAGGGATTAGCTATGCAAGCACAAGC ATCCGGTCAATTAAATGCCAAGCAGCGCGAACTCCTTGAATTGCAGGCTCTGGCCCAGCGACGTTTGAAAGGTGTGCGCACAAGCTTCGCGGACGGAGTCAAGGTCGCGCGGGAAACTAAGCGGGATCTTGAATGGACTCAGAAGCGCGTAAA TACTCTGAAATCGAAGGCCGAAAGCATCCACCCTGATGAATACCGACGAGCATCGAAGAAATACACATTCGACGACAACTAG
- the SEC18 gene encoding AAA family ATPase SEC18 (BUSCO:EOG09260NC6;~COG:O;~EggNog:ENOG410PIAG;~InterPro:IPR039812,IPR006031,IPR041569,IPR003959, IPR003338,IPR029067,IPR027417,IPR003593,IPR003960, IPR009010,IPR004201;~PFAM:PF17862,PF00004,PF07724,PF02933,PF02162;~go_function: GO:0005524 - ATP binding [Evidence IEA];~go_function: GO:0016887 - ATPase activity [Evidence IEA];~go_process: GO:0035494 - SNARE complex disassembly [Evidence IEA]), with protein MFGGRSPFGSNNPQREGYSRPPQGYPPQGYPPQQGAPGYGSPSPRQPAPGGRPLPQAPMGGRPSEGGWRLKVMENADKGYQFRNFVALSTQDFPRAQFGQEDILIIVNNRNVFTARPADGFPPGYIGLSGVQRPWAGAGLRDELLIQIYDPFRQGGEAYLGSADIEVRFAGKSRTDELYDQDDLAASVIKNFESQLFAPGQPVLMDHRGIPLQLRVKTILRVSLTSEKETSKEPETDPTARGILTKHTMINFFKDPESNIQIKPAKNRPAANAIIQPDFNTEKMGIGGLDSEFHTIFRRAFASRIFPPDIVQKLGIQHVKGILLFGPPGTGKTLLARQIGKMLNAKEPKIINGPEVLNKFVGQSEENIRKLFADAEREYKEKGDESELHIIIFDELDAVCKQRGSGAGGGTGVGDSVVNQLLSKMDGVDQLNNILLIGMTNRKDMIDDALLRPGRLEVHVEISLPDEAGRAQILGIHTQNMSQSDLLDPSVDVAELASLTKNYSGAEIAGLVKAATSFAFNRHIDSGKTVRVKDDAAEMKVNHSDFIHALDEIQPAYGVSEDEIKRCIEHGIITYSEKIGGVLKDGEALAKGLGHPDQTPLWSVLFNGPPGSGKTALAAQIALDSGAPFIKMICPEDIAGFSEQAKIQHILRVFNDAYKSQTSVVVVDDIETIIDYVSVGPRFSNSVLQTLKVLFKKRPPKNRRLLVLATTSQRALMKELNIYTSFNSDIDVPNVTSHEELNHVMAKSGVFTNEQIAEALARIDTLKGETAYSITFGVGIKKVFDGIELAKKTPTELVNQFVRFVNSAVQEGALATRGPRVQAAEEFEFS; from the exons ATGTTCGGTGGTCGCAGTCCCTTCGGGTCTAATAATCCCCAAAGAGAGGGCTACTCACGGCCCCCGCAGGGCTACCCACCTCAGGGTTATCCGCCTCAGCAGGGAGCTCC GGGCTATGGATCgccatctcctcgacaacctgcACCGGGTGGTCGCCCACTACCGCAAGCTCCGATGGGGGGAAGACCAAGTGAAGGAGGGTGGCGCTTGAAGGTCATGGAGAACGCGGATAAAGGATACCAATTCAGGAACTT TGTTGCGCTCTCGACACAAGATTTCCCCCGTGCCCAGTTCGGACAAGAAGACATCTTGATCATTGTCAATAACCGCAATGTATTCACCGCGCGCCCTGCTGATGGATTTCCCCCTGGATACATTGGACTTTCCGGCGTCCAAAGACCGTGGGCCGGCGCTGGACTCCGAGACGAACTCCTAATACAAATATATGACCCTTTCCGTCAGGGTGGAGAAGCGTACCTCGGATCTGCCGACATCGAGGTGAGGTTTGCTGGAAAATCCAGGACGGATGAATTGTATGATCAGGATGATCTTGCTGCCTCCGTGATCAAG AACTTTGAAAGCCAGCTATTTGCCCCGGGCCAGCCGGTATTAATGGATCATCGCGGCATCCCGCTCCAGTTGAGAGTCAAAACTATTCTGCGAGTCAGCCTGACCTCGGAGAAAGAGACTAGTAAAGAGCCAGAGACGGATCCTACAGCTAGGGGAATTCTTACGAAGCACACAATGATCAACTTCTTCAAGGACCCTGAGAGCAACATCCAGATCAAACCCGCAAAGAATCGGCCAGCGGCAAACGCTATCATTCAGCCCGACTTCAACACCGAGAAGATGGGCATTGGTGGTCTCGACTCCGAGTTCCACACCATCTTCCGCCGAGCATTTGCGTCTCGCATTTTCCCACCTGACATTGTGCAAAAGCTCGGCATCCAGCACGTAAAAGGTATATTACTGTTTGGGCCTCCAGGAACCGGTAAAACGTTGCTTGCCCGGCAAATCGGAAAGATGCTGAATGCAAAGGAGCCAAAGATCATCAACGGTCCGGAGGTACTAAACAAGTTCGTTGGACAGTCAGAAGAGAATATCCGGAAACTTTTCGCCGATGCAGAGCGGGAGTATAAAGAGAAGGGCGATGAGAGTGAGCTTCACATTATCATCTTCGACGAATTAGATGCCGTGTGTAAACAGCGTGGCAGTGGAGCAGGCGGCGGTACTGGTGTCGGTGACAGCGTGGTAAACCAGTTGCTATCGAAgatggatggtgttgatcaGCTCAATAATATTTTGCTTATTGGTATGACCAACAGGAAGGATATGATTGATGATGCGTTGCTGCGGCCGGGTCGTCTCGAAGTACATGTCGAAATCTCGCTTCCTGATGAGGCCGGTCGAGCCCAAATTCTCGGCATTCACACCCAGAACATGAGCCAGAGTGATCTGCTGGACCCGAGTGTCGATGTGGCAGAACTCGCCAGCCTGACGAAGAATTACTCGGGTGCTGAAATTGCAGGTCTCGTAAAAGCGGCAACCTCGTTCGCGTTCAATCGGCACATTGATTCCGGGAAAACAGTCAGGGTCAAAGACGATGCAGCGGAAATGAAGGTCAACCATTCTGATTTCATTCATGCACTCGATGAAATTCAACCAGCATATGGTGTGTCCGAGGATGAAATCAAGCGATGCATCGAGCATGGCATCATCACTTATTCAGAGAAAATTGGCGGTGTTCTTAAGGACGGGGAGGCCCTGGCGAAAGGACTTGGTCACCCTGACCAAACACCGCTGTGGTCTGTTTTGTTCAACGGGCCGCCTGGGAGTGGGAAGACTGCTCTTGCAGCTCAGATTGCCTTAGACTCGGGGGCGCCTTTCATTAAAATGATCTGCCCTGAAGATATAGCTGGATTTAGCGAGCAGGCTAAGATTCAACATATTCTCCGAGTTTTCAATGATGCCTACAAAAGTCAGACTagtgttgtcgttgtcgatGACATCGAGACTATTATTGACTATGTGTCTGTTGGGCCTCGTTTCAGCAACAGCGTCCTGCAGACGCTCAAGGTATTGTTCAAGAAACGTCCACCAAAGAACCGGAGACTTCTTGTTCTGGCGACTACCAGTCAGCGAGCACTTATGAAGGAGTTGAATATTTACACTTCGTTCAACTCCGACATCGATGTTCCAAATGTCACTAGCCACGAAGAACTGAACCACGTCATGGCAAAATCTGGAGTATTCACCAACGAACAGATTGCGGAGGCATTGGCACGTATTGATACTTTGAAGGGAGAAACCGCGTATAGTATCACTTTCGGTGTCGGTATCAAGAAGGTCTTCGATGGAATCGAGCTTGCTAAGAAAACACCGACAGAACTGGTGAACCAGTTCGTGCGTTTCGTCAACAGTGCTGTCCAGGAGGGGGCATTGGCCACCAGGGGACCTAGAGTCCAAGCCGCTGAGGAATTTGAGTTCAGTTAG